From the genome of Ignavibacteriales bacterium, one region includes:
- a CDS encoding cob(I)yrinic acid a,c-diamide adenosyltransferase, which yields MKIYTKTGDTGETGLFGGTRVLKNDLRLNAYGSIDELNSFVGLTILEVNCVEIKNVLMDLQNKLFVLGSDLATPETEKNVKLNITRLPDSYILDTEKTIDDFEANLDELKNFILPGGSKGSALLHICRTISRRAEREVVALKNTEHIGENIVIFLNRLSDLFFVLSRFENKYLNIPDTKWIP from the coding sequence ATGAAAATCTACACAAAGACCGGAGATACAGGGGAAACAGGGTTATTCGGTGGCACGCGTGTACTAAAAAATGATTTAAGATTAAATGCATACGGCAGTATAGATGAATTAAATTCTTTTGTGGGACTAACAATTTTAGAAGTTAATTGTGTTGAAATAAAAAATGTTCTAATGGATTTACAAAATAAATTGTTTGTGTTAGGATCAGATCTGGCAACGCCTGAAACTGAAAAAAATGTAAAACTTAATATTACCCGTTTACCTGATTCATATATTCTGGATACAGAAAAAACTATTGATGATTTTGAAGCTAATTTAGATGAACTAAAAAATTTCATTCTTCCCGGCGGAAGTAAAGGATCTGCACTTCTGCACATTTGCCGTACAATTTCACGCCGTGCGGAAAGAGAAGTTGTGGCATTAAAAAATACCGAACATATCGGTGAAAACATTGTTATATTTTTAAACAGATTATCTGATCTGTTTTTTGTTCTTTCACGTTTTGAGAATAAGTACTTAAATATTCCAGATACAAAATGGATTCCGTAA
- a CDS encoding dipeptidase — translation MKEVINYIDNNKGRYIDELKDFLKIPSISTLPENKPDMQNAANFVADKLRIAGLNKVEIIQTEGHPLIYGEWLGAPGKPTVLIYGHYDVQPVDPIELWSSQPFEPTIVGDNIFARGATDDKGQMYMHIKSVEAYFKTHGSLPLNVKFLIEGEEEIGSENLSVFLKNNTELLKCDSVLISDTALFAPGVPTITYGLRGLCYMEIEVTGPSRDLHSGTFGGGVPNPINVLTKMISQLIDKDGKIKIDGFYDDVLKLSKKERENFRVLKFSEKQWGKEIGLKHLTGEKGYTTLERIWARPTLDCNGIWGGFTGEGAKTVIPSKASAKISMRLVPHQDPKKIEKLFEKYVKKIAPKEVSVKVKGLHGGHPVITLLEAKATIAGAKAMQLAFGKKTVFMREGGSIPIVVEFANRLKASPVMMGLGLNTENLHSPNEHFNLNHFQLGIKSSAYFLDEFAK, via the coding sequence TTGAAAGAAGTAATTAATTATATTGATAATAATAAGGGCAGATATATTGACGAACTGAAGGATTTTTTAAAAATACCTAGTATCAGCACACTACCTGAAAATAAACCTGATATGCAAAATGCAGCAAACTTTGTTGCAGATAAATTAAGAATTGCAGGCTTAAATAAAGTTGAAATAATTCAAACTGAAGGTCATCCTCTAATTTATGGTGAATGGCTTGGCGCACCGGGCAAGCCTACCGTTTTAATTTATGGTCATTATGATGTTCAGCCTGTTGATCCAATTGAACTTTGGTCATCACAACCCTTTGAACCAACTATTGTTGGGGATAACATTTTTGCCCGCGGCGCTACTGATGATAAAGGACAAATGTATATGCACATCAAAAGTGTTGAAGCATATTTTAAAACACATGGTAGTCTTCCGTTAAACGTAAAATTTTTAATTGAAGGTGAAGAAGAGATTGGAAGCGAAAATTTATCTGTATTTCTAAAAAATAATACGGAACTATTAAAATGTGATTCAGTATTAATTTCTGATACGGCTTTATTTGCTCCTGGTGTTCCTACAATTACATACGGCTTACGCGGGTTGTGCTATATGGAAATTGAAGTTACAGGACCATCGCGCGATCTTCATTCAGGTACTTTTGGTGGCGGTGTTCCCAATCCGATAAATGTTCTTACAAAAATGATTTCGCAATTAATTGATAAAGATGGCAAAATTAAAATTGATGGTTTTTATGATGATGTTTTAAAACTATCCAAAAAAGAAAGAGAAAATTTTAGAGTACTTAAATTTTCTGAAAAGCAATGGGGAAAAGAAATTGGATTAAAACATCTTACAGGCGAAAAAGGTTACACAACATTAGAACGCATTTGGGCAAGACCAACTTTAGATTGTAACGGCATTTGGGGCGGCTTTACCGGTGAAGGAGCAAAAACTGTAATTCCTTCTAAAGCATCTGCAAAAATCAGTATGCGTCTTGTCCCTCATCAGGATCCAAAAAAGATTGAAAAACTATTTGAGAAATACGTTAAAAAAATTGCACCAAAAGAAGTCAGTGTTAAAGTTAAAGGGTTACATGGTGGACATCCTGTAATTACTCTTTTAGAAGCTAAAGCTACAATTGCAGGAGCAAAGGCAATGCAATTAGCATTTGGCAAGAAAACTGTTTTTATGAGGGAAGGCGGATCGATTCCGATTGTTGTTGAATTTGCGAACAGGTTAAAAGCTTCACCGGTTATGATGGGATTGGGATTGAACACAGAAAACCTTCATTCACCAAACGAACATTTTAATCTTAATCATTTCCAGTTGGGAATAAAAAGTTCAGCTTACTTTTTGGATGAGTTTGCAAAATAG
- a CDS encoding aminomethyl transferase family protein, producing the protein MFELTNTNSDMISFFVSLGAKTELINSVTHIKNYTTLDEEIYSLHNGVALKYMNTSSIIELKGTDSLDFLHRISTNSMRDIKKEEVKKTIFTSEKGRIIGVTTVLNFESYILLITGIHTKQKVMSWINKYIIGDDVQLSDASHRFNLFQLVGPQSESFLSLFVGDALNTVTDNSFKVVSADGILFFLARIKDENGLQKFWIFAEQENGKKLIANMVSNKGPFDFNLIGEDAYDTFNIEQGIPSDPNELNDIYNPHEARIIDLVDFKKGCYIGQEVIARLETYDKVQKHLVGLCFPDTIETNEQFSLLDDQKNEVGVVTSIAYSPKFKKNIALGYIKKPLAVQGTKVTAKNETKIMEVTIHELPFKR; encoded by the coding sequence ATGTTCGAGTTGACTAATACAAATTCAGATATGATATCTTTTTTTGTTTCACTTGGTGCGAAAACTGAGTTAATTAACAGCGTTACACATATAAAAAATTATACTACTCTCGATGAAGAAATATACAGTCTTCATAATGGTGTAGCACTAAAGTATATGAATACTTCATCAATTATTGAGTTAAAGGGTACAGATTCACTGGATTTTTTGCATAGAATATCAACTAACTCGATGCGAGATATTAAAAAAGAAGAAGTAAAGAAAACAATTTTCACTTCGGAAAAAGGAAGAATAATTGGTGTTACTACAGTTTTAAATTTTGAAAGCTACATTCTATTAATTACGGGTATTCATACTAAACAAAAAGTTATGAGCTGGATAAACAAATACATTATAGGTGATGATGTTCAGTTAAGCGATGCAAGCCATAGATTTAATTTGTTTCAATTAGTTGGACCTCAATCTGAATCGTTTTTGTCTTTGTTTGTGGGTGATGCTTTAAATACAGTTACAGATAACTCATTTAAAGTAGTAAGCGCAGATGGTATTCTCTTTTTTCTTGCAAGAATAAAAGATGAAAATGGATTGCAGAAGTTTTGGATTTTCGCTGAACAGGAAAACGGCAAAAAATTAATTGCTAATATGGTTAGTAATAAAGGGCCATTTGATTTCAATCTTATTGGCGAAGATGCCTATGATACATTCAATATCGAACAGGGAATCCCTTCTGATCCCAATGAGTTAAATGATATTTATAATCCGCACGAAGCAAGAATTATTGATCTTGTGGATTTTAAAAAAGGATGTTACATCGGGCAGGAAGTTATTGCAAGGTTAGAAACTTACGATAAAGTTCAAAAGCATTTAGTTGGATTGTGTTTCCCTGATACAATCGAAACTAATGAACAGTTTTCATTGTTGGATGATCAGAAGAATGAAGTTGGAGTTGTAACTTCAATTGCCTATTCTCCTAAATTTAAAAAGAATATTGCTCTTGGCTATATCAAAAAACCTTTAGCTGTGCAGGGAACAAAAGTTACTGCAAAAAATGAAACTAAAATTATGGAGGTAACGATACATGAGTTACCTTTTAAAAGATAA
- a CDS encoding NAD(P)-binding domain-containing protein, with protein sequence MEQLLENIFAYMLVFFLLGGIFYFYHQKNKLTNLRTQSKTSKAKEHGFHEPVSLHPVVDLDICIGSGACIKACPEHDILGIHNGKAQTINASRCVGHGACFHACPVEAITLCIGTEKRGVELPHISQEFETNIPGIFVAGELGGMGLIKNAVEQGKQAVEYFLQKSLPKSNAKYDLIIVGAGPAGISASLTAAKNNLKFITLEQDSLGGTVFNFPRAKIVMTSPMDLPLWGKVKLVETSKSELLDLWKNVLNKNKITINEQEKVLEIVKQDNLFIVKSNNEHYTSRGIILAIGRRGSPRKLGVVGEEKEKVFYRLIEPELIHDKHILVVGGGDSAVESAMLLADERNRVTLSYRSESFSRLKPKNLERINDYIKKKKIKTLFDSNVKEITDDSVIFTFTNSAEELNIKNDFVYIFAGGILPTSFLEGIGIKITKKFGDAILKH encoded by the coding sequence TTGGAGCAACTTCTAGAAAATATTTTTGCGTACATGTTAGTTTTTTTTCTGCTTGGTGGAATATTTTACTTCTATCATCAGAAAAATAAGCTTACTAATCTGCGTACTCAAAGTAAAACGAGTAAAGCTAAAGAGCACGGATTTCACGAACCCGTTTCTTTACATCCGGTTGTTGATTTAGACATTTGTATAGGCAGTGGTGCTTGCATAAAAGCTTGTCCTGAGCATGATATTTTAGGAATACACAACGGAAAAGCTCAAACGATAAATGCTTCCAGGTGCGTTGGACATGGTGCCTGTTTTCACGCTTGTCCTGTTGAAGCAATAACTCTCTGCATAGGAACAGAAAAAAGAGGAGTTGAATTACCGCACATTTCTCAGGAGTTTGAAACCAATATTCCGGGAATATTTGTAGCTGGCGAGCTTGGTGGAATGGGTTTGATAAAAAATGCAGTTGAGCAAGGCAAACAAGCTGTTGAGTATTTCCTTCAAAAATCTCTTCCAAAATCAAATGCTAAATATGATTTAATAATTGTAGGTGCTGGTCCAGCTGGTATTTCAGCTTCATTAACAGCAGCTAAAAACAATCTTAAGTTTATAACTTTAGAACAAGATTCTCTCGGTGGAACGGTTTTTAATTTTCCACGAGCTAAAATTGTTATGACCTCTCCAATGGATTTACCACTTTGGGGAAAAGTGAAACTTGTTGAAACAAGTAAATCTGAACTACTTGATCTATGGAAAAATGTTTTAAATAAAAATAAAATTACAATTAATGAACAAGAGAAAGTTTTAGAGATTGTAAAACAAGACAATTTGTTTATTGTAAAATCTAATAATGAACATTACACAAGTAGAGGAATAATTCTTGCAATAGGAAGACGTGGTTCGCCCAGAAAACTTGGTGTGGTAGGCGAGGAAAAAGAAAAAGTTTTTTATAGATTGATTGAACCGGAATTAATTCACGATAAACATATTTTAGTTGTTGGAGGAGGAGATTCTGCAGTTGAATCTGCAATGCTGCTTGCCGATGAAAGAAATCGAGTTACACTCTCGTATCGCAGTGAATCATTTTCAAGATTAAAACCAAAAAATCTTGAGCGAATAAATGATTACATCAAAAAGAAAAAAATAAAAACACTATTCGATTCAAATGTTAAAGAAATAACAGATGATAGTGTGATATTTACTTTCACTAATTCTGCCGAAGAATTAAATATTAAAAATGATTTTGTTTACATCTTTGCAGGTGGAATTTTACCGACCAGTTTTCTTGAAGGAATTGGAATTAAAATCACTAAAAAATTTGGCGATGCAATTTTAAAACACTAG
- a CDS encoding tetratricopeptide repeat protein produces MKFKPIYLYGLLAVVIVVILFVVAQTGSEEKTKVDITNKQMPADEVHKNLNKGMMDNPSGSNVSEEVKHKIEVMKKDVEANPTDTLKMREYADFLAAAHRPEEALVYYQKILDKDKNRKDIYFATTFVYYNQGNLVKAEELTLQMLKLFPNDPMVNYNVGAIEATKGNKEKAREIWTKLINDFPSDQTAELAKNSIKKL; encoded by the coding sequence ATGAAATTCAAACCGATATATTTATATGGATTATTAGCTGTAGTAATAGTTGTAATACTTTTTGTTGTTGCACAAACCGGCAGTGAAGAAAAAACAAAGGTAGATATTACTAATAAACAAATGCCCGCAGACGAGGTACATAAAAATCTTAATAAAGGTATGATGGACAATCCAAGCGGTTCAAATGTGTCTGAAGAAGTAAAACATAAAATTGAAGTAATGAAAAAAGATGTTGAAGCGAATCCAACAGACACTTTAAAGATGCGAGAGTATGCTGATTTTCTTGCAGCCGCACATCGCCCGGAAGAAGCATTAGTTTATTATCAAAAGATTTTGGATAAAGATAAAAATAGAAAAGATATTTACTTTGCAACAACTTTTGTTTATTACAATCAGGGTAACTTAGTAAAAGCCGAAGAACTCACACTTCAGATGCTAAAATTATTCCCGAACGATCCAATGGTTAATTATAATGTTGGTGCGATTGAAGCAACAAAAGGTAACAAAGAAAAAGCTCGCGAAATTTGGACAAAACTTATTAATGATTTCCCGTCTGATCAAACGGCAGAATTAGCTAAAAACTCTATAAAAAAGCTGTAA
- a CDS encoding cytochrome c3 family protein: MKYFLLTLFFSAQILAQISPGDLTKAHADLEGISNCTKCHEIGNKVTNSKCLDCHKEVKNLVNANRGYHASSEVKNKECASCHNEHHGRTFRIINFNPDDFDHNKTGFKLTGAHAKKDCKDCHQSKFISDSKFKKKSKTQLGLDQKCVSCHEDFHQETLGTDCASCHSTEKFKPAESFDHNKAKFKLAGAHEKVECAKCHPTEKKNGKDFVKLKGLSFGNCSSCHTDVHNGAFGADCKSCHSVNGFNIINQNSFDHNKTKFPLIGKHQKVKCNDCHKGTNKNKPLFAKCTDCHSDYHQGDFTSKGLIKDCKTCHSESGFSPANFFIEDHNKTKFIIDGSHLAVACRKCHYKEEQWKFKKIGFKCQDCHKNVHGNEISEKYLPENKCESCHQTANWSTITFDHNSTKFALLGKHQSITCGNCHYREVNGEKSYKFLSLTLDCEQCHKDIHFGQFRFDNITDCSRCHAYSNWKAEKFDHSKAKFKNDGAHQKLECSKCHKTITDNVTPFVMYKIKEYKCADCHSK; this comes from the coding sequence TTGAAATACTTTTTATTAACATTATTTTTTTCCGCTCAAATTCTTGCGCAAATCTCTCCGGGCGATCTTACCAAAGCACATGCTGATTTGGAAGGGATTAGCAATTGTACAAAATGCCACGAAATTGGAAATAAAGTTACAAACTCAAAATGTTTGGATTGTCATAAGGAAGTTAAAAATCTTGTAAATGCAAATCGTGGTTACCACGCAAGCTCTGAAGTAAAAAATAAGGAATGTGCATCTTGCCATAACGAACATCACGGAAGAACCTTCAGAATTATTAATTTTAATCCGGATGATTTCGATCATAACAAAACAGGATTTAAGTTAACCGGCGCACACGCAAAAAAAGATTGCAAAGATTGTCATCAATCCAAATTTATTTCTGATAGCAAGTTTAAAAAGAAAAGTAAAACTCAATTAGGTTTAGATCAAAAATGTGTTAGTTGCCACGAAGATTTTCACCAGGAAACTTTGGGAACTGATTGTGCAAGTTGTCATTCCACAGAAAAGTTTAAACCTGCTGAAAGTTTTGATCACAATAAAGCAAAATTTAAGTTAGCCGGTGCTCACGAAAAAGTAGAATGTGCAAAATGTCATCCCACAGAAAAAAAGAATGGAAAGGATTTTGTAAAACTAAAAGGCTTAAGTTTTGGCAACTGCTCTTCCTGCCACACAGATGTTCACAACGGTGCGTTTGGTGCTGATTGTAAATCATGTCATTCGGTAAATGGATTTAATATAATAAATCAAAACTCATTTGATCACAATAAAACAAAATTTCCGTTAATTGGAAAACATCAAAAAGTAAAATGTAACGATTGTCATAAAGGTACAAACAAGAACAAACCTTTATTTGCAAAATGTACTGATTGTCATTCAGATTATCACCAAGGTGATTTTACATCAAAGGGCTTGATAAAAGATTGTAAAACTTGTCACTCAGAATCCGGATTTTCACCGGCAAACTTTTTCATTGAAGATCACAACAAAACAAAATTTATTATTGATGGGAGCCATTTAGCTGTGGCTTGCAGAAAATGTCATTATAAAGAGGAGCAATGGAAATTTAAAAAAATTGGTTTTAAGTGTCAGGATTGTCATAAAAATGTTCACGGAAATGAGATTAGTGAGAAATATTTGCCGGAAAATAAGTGCGAGTCCTGTCATCAAACGGCAAATTGGAGCACTATTACTTTCGATCATAATAGCACGAAATTTGCGTTACTTGGTAAACATCAATCAATTACTTGTGGCAATTGTCATTACCGTGAAGTAAATGGCGAAAAATCTTATAAGTTTTTGTCTTTGACCCTTGATTGCGAACAGTGTCATAAAGATATTCATTTCGGACAATTTAGATTTGATAACATTACTGATTGCTCACGCTGCCACGCATATAGTAATTGGAAGGCAGAAAAGTTTGATCACTCAAAAG
- a CDS encoding diaminopimelate epimerase: MQKIFFKKMSGAGNDFVFIDKNQNSGLSLTPEKIKNICNRRNGIGADGLITIEDLSNYNYKMMYYNADGSTGSLCANGARCSIWFAEKTSRLINRTAKFISNSAEYSGEVLSEELIKFNLNPPKQIKYNFKIKAYGQMISANYADTGSPHVVIKISDVLKDHLNPKSSFNNIMDFPVFNLGKEIRYSGDFKPNGTNVNFIDVKDKVIHIRTYERGVEDETLACGTGSVAVALICYITDNLKPPITLNTFGGDQLIVNFEIENQKVKNLSLTGPAKIIFEGSIDQKLFI; this comes from the coding sequence ATGCAAAAGATTTTTTTTAAAAAGATGAGTGGCGCCGGCAACGATTTTGTTTTTATAGATAAAAATCAAAACTCCGGTTTATCATTAACTCCGGAAAAAATAAAAAATATTTGCAACCGTCGAAACGGTATTGGGGCAGATGGTCTGATTACGATTGAGGATCTTTCTAATTATAATTACAAAATGATGTATTACAATGCCGATGGTTCAACCGGAAGCTTGTGTGCTAATGGAGCTCGTTGTTCTATTTGGTTCGCAGAAAAAACATCACGATTAATAAACCGAACTGCAAAATTTATTTCGAACAGTGCTGAATATTCCGGTGAAGTCTTAAGTGAAGAATTAATAAAATTTAATCTTAATCCGCCTAAGCAGATTAAATATAATTTTAAGATAAAGGCATATGGGCAGATGATAAGTGCAAATTATGCTGATACAGGTTCACCGCATGTCGTAATTAAAATTTCTGATGTTTTAAAAGATCATTTGAATCCTAAATCATCTTTTAATAACATTATGGATTTTCCGGTTTTTAATCTTGGAAAAGAAATTAGATATAGCGGAGATTTTAAACCAAACGGCACTAATGTAAATTTTATTGATGTTAAGGATAAAGTAATTCATATCAGAACTTATGAGCGTGGTGTTGAAGATGAAACGCTAGCCTGTGGAACAGGTTCTGTTGCTGTAGCCTTAATTTGTTATATAACAGATAATCTAAAACCACCAATAACTTTAAATACCTTTGGCGGTGATCAGCTTATCGTTAATTTTGAAATTGAAAATCAAAAGGTAAAAAATCTTTCTTTAACCGGACCTGCAAAAATTATTTTTGAAGGTTCTATTGACCAGAAATTATTTATTTAA
- a CDS encoding DUF2752 domain-containing protein translates to MRLFGFEGFIWISTLLYLGFFVNPNAVHFTICPLSNLGFEHCPGCGLGNSIALIFRGQFSQSFDNHFLGIPALLIILHRIYTIMFFNLKKSNNNK, encoded by the coding sequence ATTAGACTGTTTGGTTTTGAAGGTTTTATTTGGATTTCGACTCTTCTCTATTTAGGATTTTTTGTTAATCCCAACGCAGTGCATTTTACAATTTGTCCGCTTTCAAATCTTGGATTTGAGCATTGCCCCGGTTGTGGGCTTGGAAATTCGATCGCTTTGATATTTAGAGGACAATTCAGTCAATCATTTGATAATCATTTTTTAGGTATTCCGGCTTTGCTAATAATCCTTCATAGAATTTATACAATTATGTTCTTTAATCTTAAAAAATCTAACAACAATAAATAA
- a CDS encoding TM2 domain-containing protein → MPNIFQLLPSLEGEEMAYVQSLINDMTDAQAQQFAMAYSARRKDPTTILILALVGFVGFAGLHRFMLNQIGMGILYFLTGGLCVIGTIIDLVNHRKLAFEYNSTVAQQVALMTKQIT, encoded by the coding sequence ATGCCAAATATTTTTCAATTATTACCAAGTCTTGAGGGCGAAGAGATGGCTTACGTCCAAAGTCTCATTAACGATATGACTGATGCACAAGCTCAGCAATTTGCAATGGCTTACAGCGCGCGCCGAAAAGATCCAACAACAATATTAATTTTAGCTCTTGTTGGATTTGTAGGATTTGCGGGCTTACATAGGTTTATGCTTAACCAAATTGGAATGGGAATATTGTATTTTTTAACAGGTGGATTATGTGTTATTGGAACAATTATCGATTTAGTTAATCATAGAAAACTTGCTTTTGAATATAATTCCACTGTTGCACAGCAAGTTGCATTGATGACAAAACAAATTACTTAA